The following proteins come from a genomic window of Frankia casuarinae:
- a CDS encoding acyltransferase family protein gives MGAAPAAAAAGAAAAGAAAAGAAAASAAAASAAAERAADRAGPDLGPAAGRGVGITGESGGNRRGRRRTTVGDPRLELVDLGGFRGVAAISVIIFHAYQFCRGDGNTPYAGTFLGQVLGAFDGMISWFFLVSGFLLYMPMANRVRAGRTQRSPKNTLIRRGLRILPLYYTALIVVWAARNPTLPGDWIDLVEHLTFTQVFDSKRVFYTIGPAWSLAVEVYFYLYLALVAGWLRRQTHRLPEAHRWRRLCLPPVLLIVVSAVWIVYAVYIVRAQHDQWAYWFSPQNYAGNFGLGMITAVLYVRWGRERPLPALLACALRFVAAGLIIAGALVRGHTAASFEAFSTLNSIGFGVLFAASVLAPRDTLWRRFFATPAFVWLGMISYSVYLWHEPILLLVLDRHGLVSHAPSAFPWVAAMLVTVGVLGGWISYVVLEKPGRRLSILVEKLRRTPVSASVSPALVSPAPVSPAPVSTPVRPARPVP, from the coding sequence GTGGGCGCAGCCCCCGCCGCCGCCGCCGCCGGTGCCGCCGCCGCCGGTGCCGCCGCCGCCGGTGCCGCCGCCGCCAGTGCCGCCGCCGCCAGTGCCGCCGCCGAGAGAGCGGCCGACCGTGCCGGTCCGGACCTCGGCCCGGCCGCGGGCCGGGGGGTGGGTATCACCGGAGAGAGCGGAGGGAACCGCCGCGGTCGCCGACGGACGACGGTGGGCGATCCCAGGCTCGAGCTGGTCGACCTGGGCGGGTTCCGCGGCGTGGCGGCGATCTCAGTGATCATTTTTCACGCCTATCAGTTCTGCCGCGGGGATGGCAACACGCCGTACGCGGGTACGTTCCTCGGCCAGGTCCTCGGCGCCTTCGACGGGATGATCAGTTGGTTCTTCCTGGTCTCCGGGTTCCTGCTGTATATGCCGATGGCGAACCGGGTCAGGGCCGGCCGGACCCAACGGTCACCCAAGAACACGCTCATACGTCGTGGACTGCGGATTCTTCCGCTGTACTACACGGCGCTCATCGTCGTGTGGGCGGCGCGTAATCCCACTCTGCCCGGCGACTGGATCGACCTGGTCGAACACCTGACCTTCACCCAGGTCTTCGACAGCAAGCGGGTGTTCTACACGATCGGCCCGGCCTGGTCGCTGGCCGTCGAGGTCTACTTCTATCTATACCTCGCCCTGGTCGCCGGCTGGCTGCGGCGGCAGACTCATCGACTACCCGAGGCGCATCGCTGGCGGCGGCTCTGCCTGCCGCCGGTCCTGCTGATCGTGGTGTCCGCCGTCTGGATCGTCTATGCGGTCTACATCGTGCGGGCTCAGCACGACCAGTGGGCGTACTGGTTCTCGCCGCAGAACTATGCCGGCAACTTCGGCCTCGGAATGATCACTGCGGTTCTCTATGTCCGATGGGGTCGGGAGCGGCCGTTGCCCGCCCTGCTCGCGTGTGCGTTGCGGTTTGTCGCCGCCGGGCTCATCATCGCCGGCGCGCTGGTCCGGGGGCACACCGCGGCATCGTTCGAGGCGTTCTCCACGCTGAATTCAATCGGTTTCGGTGTGCTGTTCGCCGCATCCGTGCTGGCACCCCGCGACACGCTGTGGCGCCGGTTCTTCGCCACCCCGGCATTCGTCTGGCTCGGCATGATCAGCTACAGCGTGTATCTGTGGCATGAGCCGATTCTGCTGCTGGTGCTGGACCGGCACGGGCTGGTCAGTCATGCGCCGTCGGCGTTTCCGTGGGTGGCCGCCATGCTGGTCACGGTCGGCGTCCTCGGTGGATGGATCAGCTACGTCGTCCTGGAGAAACCGGGCCGCCGGCTGTCCATCCTGGTGGAGAAGCTCCGCCGCACCCCGGTGTCCGCCTCGGTGTCCCCCGCCTTGGTGTCCCCCGCCCCGGTGTCCCCCGCCCCGGTGTCCACCCCGGTGCGACCGGCACGGCCAGTTCCCTGA